A region from the Thauera humireducens genome encodes:
- the parC gene encoding DNA topoisomerase IV subunit A — protein sequence MTAGPTPPMHEDGSPPPPPAPPADPEPEPEDDGTLALDRYAERAYLAYAMSVVKSRALPQVEDGLKPVQRRILYAMNEMRLSSTSKHVKSARVVGDVIGKYHPHGDTSVYYAMVRVAQDFSLRYPLVDGQGNFGSRDGDSAAAMRYTECRLTPIAELLLSEIDRGTVDFIPNYDGAFEEPQLLPARLPFVLLNGASGIAVGMATEIPPHNLREVAEAACHLIRHPEATLDDVLGIIPGPDFPGGGQLISPPESIREAYASGRGSLRLRARWKIEELARGQWRAIVEELPHGVSAAQVLSEIETLTNPQPRAGKKEVSQEQKNLKQLVLGVLDTVRDESSDKAPVRIVLEPKSSRQNRDEFMAVLLAHTSLETSASVNMTMIGRDGRPQQKNLVQVLREWIDFRYVTVERRTRHRLDEVDRRIHILEGRMIAFLHIEEVIRVIRESDEPKPALIAAFGLSEIQAEDILEIRLRQLARLEGFKIEKELAELKDERDGLQHLLDSRAAMTRLILKEIQDDAKKYGDDRRTLVEAVAAVAPAEISVPDEPVTVIVSKNGWVRSRQGHGIDPAGIAYKAGDFGFAVVETRTTWPLIVIDSNGRAYTVKVSDLPGGRGDGAPITTLVEFQDGGKLAQVVTDTPEAVYFFANSGGYGFLCSVADATSRQRAGKAFMSLEKGEKVLPPARVFGDWIAAASENGRLLVFPRPEMKTQSGGRGVIVMALDEGEALAAVAVPADDAVLTIEGTGRGGKTVSIELKPSQREPLRHRRARKGAPLAPKVKPERMG from the coding sequence GACCCGGAACCCGAGCCCGAGGACGACGGCACGCTGGCCCTGGACCGCTACGCCGAGCGCGCCTACCTCGCCTACGCGATGAGCGTGGTGAAGTCGCGCGCGCTGCCGCAGGTGGAAGACGGCCTCAAGCCTGTGCAGCGCCGCATCCTGTATGCGATGAACGAGATGCGCTTGTCGTCCACCTCCAAGCACGTGAAATCCGCGCGCGTGGTCGGCGACGTGATCGGCAAGTACCACCCGCACGGCGACACCAGCGTCTACTACGCGATGGTGCGGGTGGCGCAGGACTTCTCGCTGCGCTATCCGCTCGTCGACGGCCAGGGCAACTTCGGCTCGCGCGACGGCGACTCGGCGGCGGCAATGCGTTACACCGAATGCCGCCTGACGCCGATCGCCGAGCTGCTGCTGTCCGAGATCGACCGCGGCACGGTGGACTTCATCCCCAACTACGACGGCGCCTTCGAGGAGCCGCAGCTGCTGCCCGCGCGCCTCCCGTTCGTGCTGCTCAACGGCGCCTCGGGCATCGCCGTGGGCATGGCGACCGAGATCCCGCCGCACAACCTGCGCGAAGTGGCCGAGGCGGCCTGCCACCTGATCCGTCATCCCGAGGCCACCCTCGATGACGTGCTCGGCATCATCCCCGGCCCCGATTTCCCCGGCGGCGGGCAGCTCATCTCGCCGCCCGAGAGCATCCGCGAAGCCTACGCGTCGGGTCGTGGCAGCCTGCGCCTGCGCGCGCGCTGGAAGATCGAGGAACTGGCGCGCGGCCAGTGGCGGGCGATCGTCGAAGAGCTGCCGCACGGCGTGTCCGCCGCGCAGGTGCTGTCCGAGATCGAGACCCTGACCAACCCGCAGCCGCGCGCCGGCAAGAAGGAAGTCTCGCAGGAGCAGAAGAACCTCAAGCAGCTCGTGCTCGGCGTGCTCGACACGGTACGCGACGAATCCAGCGACAAGGCGCCGGTGCGCATCGTGCTGGAGCCCAAGTCGAGCCGCCAGAACCGTGACGAGTTCATGGCGGTGCTGCTCGCCCATACCAGCCTCGAGACCTCGGCCTCGGTCAACATGACCATGATCGGGCGTGACGGCCGGCCGCAGCAGAAGAACCTGGTGCAGGTCCTGCGCGAGTGGATCGACTTCCGCTACGTCACGGTCGAGCGCCGCACCCGCCATCGGCTGGACGAAGTCGATCGCCGCATCCACATCCTCGAAGGCCGCATGATCGCCTTCCTGCACATCGAGGAAGTGATCCGCGTGATCCGCGAGTCGGACGAGCCCAAGCCGGCGCTGATCGCAGCCTTCGGCCTCTCCGAGATCCAGGCCGAGGACATTCTCGAGATCCGTCTGCGCCAGCTGGCACGGCTGGAAGGCTTCAAGATCGAGAAGGAGCTGGCCGAGCTCAAGGACGAGCGCGACGGCCTGCAGCACCTCCTCGACAGCCGCGCGGCGATGACCAGGCTGATCCTGAAGGAGATCCAGGACGACGCGAAGAAGTACGGCGACGACCGCCGCACGCTGGTCGAGGCGGTCGCTGCGGTGGCGCCGGCCGAAATCTCCGTGCCCGACGAACCGGTCACCGTGATCGTGTCGAAGAACGGCTGGGTGCGCTCACGCCAGGGCCACGGTATCGACCCGGCCGGCATCGCCTACAAGGCCGGCGACTTCGGCTTCGCGGTGGTCGAGACGCGCACCACCTGGCCGCTGATCGTCATCGACAGCAATGGCCGCGCCTACACGGTGAAGGTGTCCGACCTGCCCGGCGGCCGCGGCGACGGCGCGCCGATCACCACGCTGGTGGAGTTCCAGGACGGCGGCAAGCTGGCGCAGGTCGTCACCGACACGCCGGAAGCGGTCTACTTCTTCGCCAACAGCGGCGGCTACGGCTTCCTGTGCAGCGTCGCGGACGCGACCAGCCGCCAGCGCGCCGGCAAGGCTTTCATGAGCCTGGAGAAGGGCGAGAAGGTGTTGCCGCCGGCCAGGGTCTTCGGCGACTGGATCGCGGCGGCGTCCGAGAACGGCCGCCTGCTGGTCTTCCCCCGCCCGGAAATGAAGACGCAGAGCGGTGGCCGCGGCGTGATCGTGATGGCGCTCGACGAAGGCGAGGCGCTGGCCGCGGTAGCCGTGCCCGCCGACGATGCCGTGCTCACGATCGAGGGGACGGGACGGGGCGGCAAGACCGTGAGCATCGAGCTCAAGCCCTCGCAGCGCGAACCGCTGCGCCACCGCCGCGCACGCAAGGGCGCGCCGCTGGCACCGAAGGTGAAGCCCGAACGCATGGGCTAG